A region of Gemmatimonadota bacterium DNA encodes the following proteins:
- a CDS encoding serine hydrolase, with the protein MATPGYRRDRRVAICAGLAIIATTTGCSAAPDSRNSVQSAQVDSLFRSTIRPDAPGCAVGVYRSGEIVLARGYGVASIEDGRPLTSRSTFNLGSASKPFTALAALMLVERGQLALDDDVRRWVPELPDYGRPIRVFDLLQHTSGLRDFGTLEVLAGRDVTTQTQFLRLIASQRGLNFEPGTRHEYSHTDFGVLGLIIQRVVGVPFGQHMQQAVFAPLGMHASFVDDRSTNASRDRAFGHSVSLEGPSVEFPTSQTFGGDNVYASVEDLARFDRNFDRPLVGGEATIARMLSRPVLPSGDTIPYAYGLRLGVYRGLKTIWRRGHPPGTHAVFLRFPEQRFTVATLCNSDDLEAPRLAERVADIYLGAAMSPASKRAPAPTAVVLPPDALARYAGTYRPIDDPWDVWPIEVRQGVLGEVVFDDATDEVFYPMTPAGDGRFFEVGRTGVVGRFTFRPTASGGPLRLEMSWNDEPIGASERVTDAAIWRPSAVAIAEYAGFWSCPDLDAGWQLEARGAKLLLRRPGQVDLTLRPVARDQYLRGFGPDGAVSARLQFRRDRAGRVSELVVSTPPGEDSVRDLRCTRAGSNS; encoded by the coding sequence TTGGCTACTCCAGGCTACCGACGCGACCGGCGCGTCGCGATCTGTGCCGGACTGGCGATCATCGCGACCACGACCGGTTGCTCCGCCGCGCCTGACTCGCGGAACTCGGTGCAGTCCGCGCAGGTCGACTCACTCTTTCGCAGCACGATCCGTCCGGACGCGCCGGGCTGTGCCGTCGGCGTCTACCGTAGCGGCGAGATCGTGCTCGCGCGCGGGTATGGGGTTGCGAGCATCGAGGACGGACGCCCGCTCACCTCGCGTTCGACGTTCAACCTGGGCTCCGCCTCGAAGCCGTTCACCGCACTTGCGGCGCTCATGCTGGTGGAGCGCGGCCAGCTCGCCCTGGACGACGACGTGCGTCGCTGGGTGCCGGAACTCCCAGACTATGGCCGCCCGATCCGCGTGTTCGATCTGTTGCAGCACACCAGTGGCCTCCGCGATTTCGGGACACTCGAGGTGCTTGCCGGACGAGACGTCACGACCCAGACGCAGTTCCTCCGCCTCATCGCGTCGCAACGTGGCCTGAACTTCGAGCCGGGAACGCGGCACGAGTACAGTCACACGGACTTCGGTGTACTCGGTCTGATCATCCAGCGCGTCGTCGGCGTTCCGTTCGGTCAACACATGCAGCAGGCGGTGTTCGCCCCCTTGGGAATGCATGCGAGTTTCGTTGACGACCGAAGCACTAACGCTTCGAGAGACCGGGCCTTCGGTCACTCCGTCTCGCTCGAGGGGCCGAGCGTCGAGTTCCCCACCTCGCAGACATTTGGTGGGGACAACGTCTATGCCTCGGTCGAAGATCTCGCCCGCTTTGACCGCAATTTCGACCGACCACTGGTGGGCGGAGAGGCGACGATCGCGCGCATGCTCAGCCGACCGGTGCTTCCGAGCGGCGACACCATCCCGTACGCCTATGGCCTCCGACTCGGCGTGTACCGGGGGCTCAAGACCATTTGGCGCCGTGGCCACCCCCCGGGCACGCACGCTGTGTTTTTGCGATTTCCGGAGCAGCGATTCACTGTCGCCACGCTCTGCAACTCCGACGATCTCGAGGCGCCGCGGTTGGCTGAGCGTGTGGCGGACATCTATCTCGGGGCTGCAATGAGTCCGGCGAGCAAACGCGCGCCAGCGCCCACCGCCGTCGTGTTGCCGCCCGACGCACTCGCGCGGTATGCCGGCACCTATCGGCCGATCGACGACCCGTGGGACGTGTGGCCCATCGAGGTGCGGCAGGGCGTCCTGGGGGAGGTCGTCTTCGACGATGCGACGGACGAAGTGTTCTATCCGATGACACCTGCCGGCGATGGTCGCTTCTTCGAGGTTGGGCGCACGGGCGTGGTGGGGCGATTTACGTTCCGGCCAACGGCTTCGGGCGGTCCCCTGCGGCTGGAGATGTCCTGGAACGACGAACCCATCGGCGCATCCGAGCGGGTCACGGATGCGGCAATCTGGCGACCGTCCGCCGTCGCCATCGCCGAGTATGCCGGGTTCTGGTCTTGCCCGGACCTCGATGCCGGATGGCAGCTTGAGGCTCGCGGTGCAAAGCTCTTATTGCGCCGGCCCGGTCAGGTTGACCTGACCCTCCGGCCAGTGGCCCGCGACCAATACCTGCGAGGCTTCGGGCCGGACGGCGCCGTGTCGGCGCGACTGCAGTTCCGTCGCGATCGCGCCGGCCGGGTGAGCGAACTGGTCGTGTCGACTCCGCCGGGCGAGGACTCGGTCCGCGACCTGCGCTGTACTCGGGCAGGTTCGAATTCTTGA
- a CDS encoding SRPBCC family protein produces MPKPAEVTLPNDRDVCVTRTFNAPRQLVWDAHVRPDLVRQWQGYDGWDMPVCDMDVRVGGSYKWLWRNLEDGQQFGFFGTFTAVDEPSTLVHEQFFDPGNAGFAMPVGDPCIVSLALREDNGITTLLCTMTFASKEAREDAVSTGMAEGMEHSYTRLDELCLGAA; encoded by the coding sequence ATGCCCAAGCCCGCCGAAGTGACCTTGCCGAATGATCGGGACGTGTGCGTCACACGCACGTTCAATGCGCCCCGCCAATTGGTGTGGGATGCGCATGTCAGGCCAGACCTCGTGCGGCAATGGCAGGGCTATGACGGCTGGGACATGCCGGTGTGCGACATGGATGTCCGTGTCGGCGGCAGCTACAAGTGGCTGTGGAGAAACCTCGAGGACGGCCAACAGTTCGGCTTCTTCGGCACCTTCACCGCCGTCGACGAACCGTCCACGCTCGTCCACGAACAGTTCTTCGATCCGGGGAATGCGGGCTTCGCCATGCCCGTTGGCGATCCCTGCATCGTGTCACTGGCACTCCGTGAAGACAACGGCATCACGACGCTTCTCTGCACCATGACGTTCGCCTCGAAGGAAGCGCGCGAGGACGCGGTCTCCACCGGCATGGCCGAGGGCATGGAGCATAGCTACACCCGCCTCGATGAACTCTGCTTGGGAGCGGCGTGA
- a CDS encoding alkaline phosphatase family protein: MRTLLPFLLSLSLVSACGQPLARTAAAPRKAVFIILDGIPADVIERVATPSIDAIAAAGGYARAHVGGELGGPTETPTISAPGYISLLTATWANKHNVRGNSKLSPNYDYWNIFRIVESVDPSRQTAIFSTWLDNRTVLLGEGRPDAGNFRLDHAADGFERDTVAFPHDPASKYILAIDERVARTPPRTSRRRVRTFRGSISSTPTTPRMPTATARGSTRRCGRRMPGWGASGRRSSSVRRWAKSG; this comes from the coding sequence ATGCGCACACTTCTGCCATTCCTCCTCAGCCTCTCCCTGGTGTCGGCCTGCGGCCAGCCACTTGCCAGGACCGCGGCGGCGCCGCGCAAAGCGGTCTTCATCATCCTCGATGGCATCCCGGCCGATGTGATCGAACGGGTGGCCACGCCGTCGATCGATGCGATCGCGGCGGCCGGCGGCTATGCGCGCGCCCATGTCGGCGGCGAACTGGGTGGCCCCACCGAGACACCGACCATCTCGGCGCCCGGCTACATCAGCCTGCTGACGGCGACGTGGGCCAACAAGCACAACGTCCGCGGGAACAGCAAGCTGTCGCCCAACTACGACTACTGGAACATCTTCCGGATCGTCGAGTCGGTCGATCCCTCCCGCCAGACCGCGATCTTCTCCACCTGGCTCGACAACCGGACGGTGCTCCTCGGCGAAGGCCGCCCCGACGCAGGCAACTTCCGGCTCGATCATGCCGCCGACGGCTTCGAGCGGGACACCGTCGCCTTCCCGCACGATCCGGCGTCGAAATACATCCTGGCCATCGATGAACGCGTGGCACGGACGCCGCCGCGTACATCGCGGCGAAGGGTCCGGACCTTTCGTGGGTCTATCTCCAGCACACCGACGACGCCGCGCATGCCAACGGCGACGGCGAGGGGTTCGACACGGCGGTGCGGCAGGCGGATGCCCGGGTGGGGCGCATCTGGGAGGCGGTCAAGCAGCGTCAGGCGATGGGCGAAGAGTGGATGA
- a CDS encoding winged helix-turn-helix transcriptional regulator: MYASEYLDLTFAALADPTRRAILARLATGEATVTELAKPFAMSQPAISKHLKVLERAGLISIGVDAQRRPRKLEPKRLAEAVDWIERYREIFEQNYQRLDTLLEVLQAPPSKRKTTR; the protein is encoded by the coding sequence ATGTACGCTTCGGAATACCTCGACCTCACCTTCGCCGCCCTGGCCGACCCCACGCGCCGCGCCATCCTGGCGCGCCTGGCGACGGGTGAGGCCACCGTGACGGAACTCGCCAAGCCGTTCGCGATGAGCCAGCCGGCCATTTCCAAGCACCTGAAAGTGCTGGAGCGCGCCGGCCTCATCTCGATCGGCGTCGATGCTCAGCGGCGTCCCCGCAAGCTGGAACCGAAGCGACTGGCAGAGGCCGTCGATTGGATCGAGCGGTACCGCGAGATCTTCGAACAGAACTACCAGCGGCTCGATACGCTGCTGGAGGTGCTTCAGGCCCCGCCGTCCAAGCGCAAGACCACCAGGTAG
- a CDS encoding class I SAM-dependent methyltransferase, translated as MAPDQAHPDDRSNGWEDVAATFMAVRSRAGVGAVRAWARSVRPGGAVLDLGCGSGVPIAETLLTCGFDVHGVDASPSLVAGFRDRFPHAAVVCEAVEDSTFFNRTFDGVVAIGLLFLLSESAQRDVIRRVAAALRPGGQFLFTAPVEPCRWTDSLTGRASQSLGAEAYGEALAEVGLSVGATDVDEGGNHYYAAMRPLGTR; from the coding sequence ATGGCACCAGACCAAGCACACCCCGATGACCGATCGAACGGCTGGGAAGACGTGGCCGCCACGTTCATGGCCGTGCGATCGCGCGCCGGGGTGGGCGCCGTCCGGGCGTGGGCGCGGTCAGTGCGGCCGGGGGGTGCCGTGCTCGACTTGGGGTGCGGAAGTGGCGTGCCGATCGCGGAGACATTGCTGACGTGTGGCTTCGACGTCCATGGCGTCGACGCCTCCCCAAGCCTGGTGGCGGGGTTTCGAGATCGATTCCCGCACGCGGCGGTCGTGTGCGAGGCCGTCGAGGACTCGACGTTCTTCAATCGGACCTTCGACGGGGTGGTGGCCATTGGGCTGCTCTTCCTGCTGTCGGAGTCCGCGCAACGGGACGTGATTCGCCGGGTCGCAGCGGCACTGCGACCCGGCGGGCAGTTCCTCTTCACCGCACCGGTGGAGCCGTGCCGTTGGACCGACTCGCTCACCGGCCGCGCGTCGCAGTCGCTGGGCGCCGAGGCGTATGGCGAGGCCCTCGCCGAGGTCGGTCTCAGTGTCGGTGCCACGGACGTTGATGAAGGCGGGAATCACTACTACGCGGCCATGCGTCCTCTCGGCACGCGCTGA